A stretch of the Bacillus anthracis str. Vollum genome encodes the following:
- a CDS encoding metallophosphoesterase family protein — MKRILVISDIHGEIEKFEQLLEEAQYDAKQDQLILLGDYVDRGPNARAVIEKVKELKEDGALVLKGNHEDMMIKALTTDEERSWNHWVKRNGGDKTLYSYGFVEEDIMVNEKDFRKPILQSLVLEEHVKFIQKLDHYIETEEYIFVHAGVEPLKRVSECEPYTLMWIRNEFHSEYSGEKVVVFGHTETKTLHGNDNCNVYFGNNRIIGIDGGAVYGGQLNCLELPSKKVYVVKS, encoded by the coding sequence ATGAAAAGAATTCTTGTTATTAGTGATATTCATGGGGAAATAGAAAAGTTCGAACAGTTATTAGAAGAAGCTCAATACGATGCAAAACAGGATCAACTAATTTTATTAGGGGATTATGTAGATCGTGGTCCAAATGCGCGTGCAGTAATTGAAAAAGTAAAAGAGTTAAAAGAAGATGGAGCCCTCGTTCTAAAGGGCAATCATGAAGATATGATGATCAAGGCGTTAACGACTGATGAGGAACGTTCATGGAACCATTGGGTAAAAAGGAATGGTGGAGATAAGACATTATACAGCTATGGATTTGTAGAAGAAGATATTATGGTTAATGAGAAGGACTTCCGAAAACCGATTTTACAATCTCTTGTATTAGAGGAACATGTAAAGTTTATTCAAAAATTAGACCATTACATTGAAACAGAAGAGTATATATTTGTACATGCTGGTGTTGAGCCATTGAAACGAGTTTCTGAATGTGAACCATATACGTTAATGTGGATCCGTAATGAGTTTCATAGTGAGTATAGTGGTGAAAAGGTTGTTGTATTTGGCCATACGGAAACAAAAACGCTTCATGGAAATGATAATTGTAATGTCTATTTTGGAAATAACCGTATTATAGGAATTGATGGTGGTGCTGTATATGGTGGCCAGCTAAATTGTTTAGAATTGCCGAGTAAAAAGGTGTACGTAGTAAAAAGTTGA
- a CDS encoding response regulator transcription factor, whose product MRLLVVEDNASLLESIVQILCDEFEVDTALNGEDGLFLALQNIYDAILLDVMMPEMDGFEVIQKIRDEKIETPVLFLTARDSLEDRVKGLDFGGDDYIVKPFQAPELKARIRALLRRSGSLTTKQTIRYKGIELFGKDKDVQVDGQSMKLTLKQYELLEYLVQNSGKILMREQIFDRVWGFDSDTTVAIVEVYVHHLRKKLEPFGYQKDIQTVRGIGYILKEQ is encoded by the coding sequence ATGCGCTTACTCGTAGTAGAAGATAATGCTTCTTTATTAGAGTCCATTGTCCAAATATTATGCGATGAATTTGAAGTAGATACGGCATTGAATGGAGAAGATGGATTGTTTTTAGCGCTTCAAAATATATATGATGCAATTTTGCTTGATGTGATGATGCCAGAAATGGATGGATTTGAAGTGATTCAAAAAATACGTGATGAAAAGATTGAAACACCTGTCTTATTTTTGACAGCGAGAGATTCTTTAGAAGATCGCGTGAAAGGGTTGGATTTTGGCGGGGATGACTATATCGTTAAGCCGTTTCAGGCCCCAGAATTAAAAGCAAGAATTCGTGCTTTATTAAGGCGAAGTGGTAGTTTAACAACGAAGCAGACTATTCGCTATAAAGGGATTGAACTGTTCGGAAAAGATAAAGATGTTCAAGTAGATGGACAAAGTATGAAGCTAACATTAAAACAATATGAGCTTCTAGAGTACCTTGTTCAAAATAGCGGAAAGATTTTAATGAGGGAACAAATTTTTGATCGTGTCTGGGGATTCGATTCAGATACGACAGTAGCGATTGTAGAAGTGTATGTACATCATTTACGTAAAAAATTAGAGCCATTCGGTTATCAGAAAGATATTCAAACCGTTCGTGGTATTGGATATATATTAAAAGAACAATGA
- a CDS encoding sensor histidine kinase yields MKKGSMFQKTRIRLTILNSLVFIILIGVLGSIIYSYTYKRIYSGVNESIEKAVQHRKNADDKKLPKKIRGYPPIGDPRIMELTWLGNTVEIDIENGKRRFIFEDNLEKFSPKKLGTLQDIEVQGRYFRIFAFQKDAKIVQIARDITAEKEMLHTLFLILVIGCSIGSLCAIGIGFFLAGRALVPIQNSWEKQQQFVSDASHELRTPLAVIQSKTDILFQSPSATIEEKAMDISTISKECRRLSKLVANLLLLARSDSNQIEMDKKIFELDKLLEEIVEPYKEIASYQEKEMILKVEHDISFMGDRERIHQMMVILLDNAMKYTNEGGHIQIDCTQTNSSIRIRVKDDGIGVKGEDIPKLFDRFYQGDKARSASEGAGLGLSIANWIVEKHYGKISVESQWGEGTCFEVILPKNQRI; encoded by the coding sequence ATGAAAAAGGGAAGTATGTTTCAGAAGACGCGTATTCGATTGACTATATTGAATTCATTAGTATTTATCATTTTGATAGGCGTATTAGGTAGTATCATTTATTCTTACACATATAAGCGTATTTATAGTGGAGTAAATGAATCGATAGAAAAAGCCGTTCAACATAGAAAGAATGCAGATGATAAAAAACTACCTAAAAAAATTAGAGGATATCCTCCAATTGGGGATCCAAGGATAATGGAGTTAACTTGGCTTGGAAACACGGTGGAGATAGATATTGAAAACGGCAAACGTCGTTTTATTTTTGAAGACAATTTGGAAAAGTTTTCTCCAAAGAAATTAGGAACTTTGCAAGATATAGAAGTACAAGGACGATATTTTAGAATATTTGCATTTCAGAAAGATGCAAAAATAGTTCAAATTGCAAGGGATATAACGGCTGAAAAAGAAATGTTACATACTTTATTTTTAATTCTTGTGATAGGGTGTAGCATAGGAAGTCTATGTGCAATAGGAATCGGATTTTTCTTAGCTGGCAGGGCACTCGTACCTATTCAAAATTCATGGGAAAAACAGCAACAATTTGTGTCGGACGCATCACATGAATTAAGGACACCGCTTGCGGTTATTCAATCCAAAACAGATATATTATTTCAGTCACCATCTGCGACAATAGAAGAAAAAGCGATGGATATTTCTACGATTTCAAAGGAGTGTAGACGATTATCTAAGCTTGTAGCTAATTTATTATTGTTAGCACGTTCAGATTCTAATCAAATTGAGATGGATAAGAAAATATTTGAATTGGATAAATTGTTAGAAGAAATAGTAGAGCCATATAAGGAAATTGCTTCCTACCAAGAAAAAGAGATGATATTGAAAGTAGAGCATGACATATCATTTATGGGTGATAGGGAGAGAATTCATCAAATGATGGTCATATTGTTAGATAATGCGATGAAGTATACAAATGAGGGAGGACATATACAAATCGATTGTACGCAAACGAACAGTTCGATTCGTATACGAGTGAAAGATGATGGGATAGGAGTGAAAGGTGAGGACATTCCGAAACTATTTGATCGTTTTTATCAAGGAGATAAAGCGAGAAGTGCGTCAGAGGGAGCGGGATTAGGCCTTTCAATCGCGAACTGGATTGTAGAAAAGCATTATGGGAAAATATCAGTAGAGAGCCAATGGGGAGAGGGCACTTGCTTTGAAGTGATTCTTCCTAAAAATCAAAGAATATAA
- a CDS encoding C39 family peptidase has protein sequence MALLGIAVWGIYTNGITKYVEKLTFFNIQSGKQVEFNRDEKVILSNVPFIQQLPELDRGCEVTSLAMMLQYAGITVDKMKLANEIKKVDFMNDGVRGNPNEGFVGNIYTFSESGYGVYHGPLFQLAKKYLPNKAVDLTGKSIEELYKSVKAGQPVVIITNATFAPLDEDEFTTWETNNGDVSITYNEHCVVLIGYDQESVYIRDPLKDSLDVKVPREKFEQAWVQMGSQAISYVKRSK, from the coding sequence ATGGCTTTACTCGGTATAGCAGTATGGGGGATCTATACAAATGGAATTACAAAGTATGTGGAGAAATTAACATTCTTCAATATACAAAGTGGAAAACAAGTGGAGTTTAATCGTGATGAAAAGGTTATCTTATCGAATGTACCTTTCATTCAGCAATTACCAGAGTTAGATAGAGGCTGTGAAGTGACTAGCTTAGCGATGATGTTACAATATGCAGGCATTACAGTGGATAAGATGAAATTAGCAAATGAAATAAAGAAAGTTGATTTTATGAACGATGGTGTACGTGGGAATCCGAATGAAGGATTTGTAGGAAATATTTATACCTTTTCTGAATCTGGATATGGTGTATATCACGGACCACTTTTTCAGTTAGCGAAAAAATATTTACCTAATAAAGCTGTGGATTTAACAGGGAAGAGTATAGAAGAGCTTTATAAGAGTGTAAAAGCAGGACAACCGGTAGTTATCATTACGAATGCAACATTTGCGCCATTAGATGAAGATGAATTTACTACATGGGAAACAAATAACGGAGATGTTTCTATTACATATAATGAACATTGCGTTGTACTTATTGGATATGATCAGGAATCTGTATATATTCGGGATCCACTTAAGGATAGCTTAGATGTAAAAGTGCCGAGAGAAAAATTTGAACAGGCATGGGTGCAAATGGGGAGTCAGGCGATTAGTTATGTGAAAAGATCCAAATGA
- a CDS encoding methyl-accepting chemotaxis protein, with amino-acid sequence MQKIFNWVKCMSIKKKLIISFFLILTIPGLIIGGVSYQTAKTNFEQQITGKAKENISILNTVISQNIEEKFVDAAYFADILTEDTYPNGQEEIVRTKLAQYIKLHPEVEGIYIGTQTGKFIREPFIQMSDGYNPTDRDWYKEAHENKGKVIVTAPYQSASTKNMVVTIAKEVKDGKGVIGINLNLDNILKISKMINIGEKGYAVILDQNKQIVSHPSRKPGAKVTDPWIKPIYEDKQRNVAYTEKDDKKNLIFATNEKTGWKVVGVMFDEEITQAANPVFYKTFIVIAIAIVFGSVLIYFITKSITRPLRKIADSAYKISKGDLTEKITIHSKDDIGKLGNSFNEMSASLQDVITQISFSAEHVAASAEELTASVQQANDATDQITIAMEQVSGGAESQSQGVEEGAATLQQVNTAIQDVNGSAESISISSLHARERAKEGEDLVEQTATQMQSISRSVSESDAIIKLLDEKSKQVGAISEAIQNIATQTNLLALNAAIEAARAGEQGRGFAIVADEVRKLAEQSGESSGEIANLIAEIKADIEHTVKAMDNVNGEVQQGLDVVTKTKVSFTEILSSTTHIVSQVNEMVETTKRIAGDANEVTNAIDEIAAAAEENTASMQSVAASTEEQVNSMEEISSASQNLAEMAEELQAMTSKFKV; translated from the coding sequence ATGCAAAAAATATTTAACTGGGTTAAATGTATGAGTATCAAGAAAAAATTAATCATTTCATTTTTTCTTATTTTAACTATACCAGGACTTATTATCGGTGGTGTTTCATATCAAACTGCCAAAACAAATTTTGAACAACAAATCACAGGTAAAGCAAAGGAAAATATTTCGATTTTAAATACTGTTATTTCTCAAAATATAGAAGAGAAATTTGTTGATGCAGCATACTTTGCGGACATCTTAACAGAGGATACATATCCAAACGGACAAGAAGAAATAGTAAGAACGAAATTAGCGCAATATATAAAACTTCATCCAGAAGTAGAAGGTATTTACATTGGAACGCAGACGGGAAAGTTTATAAGAGAACCATTTATCCAAATGTCTGATGGGTATAATCCAACAGATAGAGATTGGTATAAAGAAGCACATGAAAATAAAGGGAAAGTAATTGTTACTGCGCCATATCAATCAGCATCTACAAAAAATATGGTAGTGACAATTGCTAAAGAAGTAAAAGATGGTAAAGGTGTTATAGGGATTAACTTAAATTTAGATAACATTTTAAAAATCTCCAAAATGATTAATATTGGGGAAAAAGGTTATGCAGTTATTTTAGATCAAAATAAGCAAATTGTTAGTCATCCATCTAGAAAACCAGGTGCAAAAGTTACTGATCCTTGGATTAAACCAATTTATGAAGATAAACAACGAAATGTTGCTTATACAGAAAAAGATGATAAAAAGAATTTAATCTTTGCAACAAATGAGAAAACGGGCTGGAAAGTAGTTGGAGTCATGTTTGATGAAGAAATTACCCAAGCTGCGAATCCAGTTTTTTATAAGACTTTTATTGTCATTGCTATCGCTATTGTATTTGGCAGTGTATTAATTTATTTCATCACAAAGTCTATTACAAGACCATTAAGAAAAATAGCTGACTCGGCATATAAAATTAGTAAGGGAGATTTGACCGAGAAAATTACAATTCATTCCAAGGATGATATAGGGAAATTAGGGAATTCCTTTAATGAAATGTCTGCCTCTTTACAAGATGTGATTACTCAAATTAGTTTTTCAGCAGAGCATGTCGCTGCATCGGCTGAAGAGTTAACAGCGAGCGTACAGCAAGCAAATGATGCGACAGATCAAATTACAATTGCAATGGAACAAGTATCAGGTGGGGCTGAATCACAAAGTCAAGGTGTTGAAGAAGGTGCGGCTACATTACAACAAGTAAATACAGCAATTCAAGATGTAAACGGAAGCGCGGAATCGATTTCTATCTCCTCATTGCATGCGAGAGAGCGAGCTAAAGAGGGGGAAGACTTGGTTGAACAAACTGCAACACAAATGCAGTCTATTTCTAGGTCGGTATCCGAGTCGGACGCTATTATTAAACTTCTTGATGAGAAATCAAAGCAGGTAGGAGCTATTTCTGAAGCAATTCAAAATATCGCTACTCAAACGAACCTTTTAGCTTTAAATGCGGCTATTGAAGCAGCAAGAGCAGGTGAACAGGGCCGAGGGTTTGCTATTGTAGCAGATGAGGTTAGAAAATTAGCGGAGCAATCAGGAGAATCATCTGGAGAGATTGCGAATTTAATTGCAGAAATTAAGGCTGATATTGAACATACTGTTAAGGCGATGGATAATGTGAATGGAGAAGTTCAACAAGGTCTTGATGTTGTAACAAAAACGAAAGTAAGTTTTACGGAAATTTTAAGTTCTACTACACATATTGTTTCTCAAGTGAATGAAATGGTAGAAACAACGAAGAGAATTGCTGGAGATGCAAATGAAGTGACAAATGCTATTGATGAAATTGCAGCGGCTGCAGAAGAAAATACGGCTAGTATGCAAAGTGTTGCTGCTTCAACAGAAGAACAAGTGAATTCAATGGAAGAAATTAGTTCAGCTTCGCAAAACTTAGCTGAGATGGCCGAAGAACTACAAGCGATGACTAGTAAATTTAAAGTATAA
- a CDS encoding sensor histidine kinase, protein MTLLVCTVVIFSLLVTDILISHNVERTTEDSQAEKAKTIAHIVANDSIVIDGLIGKADTSAIQTYTNRILKNTGVQFIVVMDMNGIRKSHPNPQKIGHHFIGGDEGPALKGKEHVSLAEGTLGISMRVFVPIFSETGEQLGAVAVGISADNVKERVKESRHIIYIGVGVGVLVGIIGAILLARHIKKSLFGLEPHRIAKILEERNTMLQSVKEGIIAVDKEARVTLINNEAKRLFKKSGLEEDFIGKDVELYMPNSRIKEVLQTGEVQLNEEQNIYGITIVTNRVPLYVKEEIVGAIATFRDKTEIRKLAEELTGIRLYAEALRAQSHEFMNKMHVVLGLTHMKQYEELQKYISGMVSEHQYEIGGVMKRIKSPVFAGFLLGKLSYAREKNIKLIISEDSYMPEIDDESITHELITIVGNLIDNALEAVTNCEKKRVEVKIQHEDILTITVQDTGKGIQEKEIEELFTKGYSTKGDNRGYGLYLVKESIQRINGEIHMHSLVGKGTTITIEIPKGRDERQI, encoded by the coding sequence ATTACATTGTTAGTTTGTACAGTTGTAATTTTTTCTTTACTTGTGACAGATATATTAATTAGTCACAATGTAGAACGGACAACGGAGGATAGCCAAGCAGAGAAAGCAAAAACAATTGCACACATTGTGGCGAATGATTCAATTGTAATCGATGGTTTAATTGGGAAAGCAGATACTTCTGCAATTCAAACGTATACAAATAGAATATTAAAAAACACAGGTGTTCAATTTATTGTAGTTATGGACATGAATGGAATAAGAAAGTCACATCCAAATCCTCAAAAAATAGGTCATCATTTTATTGGGGGAGATGAAGGACCTGCATTGAAAGGAAAGGAACATGTATCGCTGGCAGAAGGAACTTTAGGTATTTCCATGCGAGTGTTTGTACCAATATTTTCTGAAACAGGTGAACAACTTGGAGCAGTGGCTGTTGGTATTTCAGCAGATAATGTAAAAGAGAGAGTTAAGGAAAGTAGACATATCATTTATATTGGTGTCGGAGTTGGTGTATTAGTCGGAATTATAGGAGCAATATTGCTAGCTAGACATATAAAGAAAAGTTTATTCGGTCTTGAGCCGCACAGGATAGCAAAAATTCTTGAAGAAAGAAATACGATGCTACAATCTGTAAAGGAAGGTATTATTGCTGTAGATAAAGAGGCTAGAGTAACGTTAATTAATAATGAAGCGAAACGTCTATTTAAAAAAAGCGGACTTGAAGAAGATTTTATCGGTAAAGATGTTGAGTTGTATATGCCAAATTCACGTATAAAAGAAGTATTGCAAACGGGAGAAGTACAATTAAACGAAGAACAAAATATTTACGGAATTACGATTGTGACGAATCGAGTTCCTTTATATGTAAAAGAAGAAATAGTTGGTGCAATTGCAACATTTCGTGATAAAACAGAGATTAGAAAACTAGCAGAGGAACTAACTGGTATTAGACTATATGCAGAAGCATTACGGGCACAATCTCATGAGTTTATGAATAAGATGCATGTCGTATTAGGGCTTACACATATGAAACAGTATGAAGAATTACAGAAGTATATAAGCGGCATGGTATCAGAGCATCAATATGAAATTGGTGGAGTTATGAAAAGAATAAAAAGTCCAGTATTTGCTGGTTTTTTACTAGGTAAGCTCAGCTATGCTAGAGAGAAAAATATAAAATTAATTATAAGTGAAGATTCTTATATGCCAGAAATAGATGATGAAAGTATTACTCATGAACTTATTACGATTGTCGGAAATTTAATTGATAATGCATTAGAGGCAGTTACGAATTGTGAAAAGAAGCGAGTTGAAGTTAAGATACAACATGAGGATATACTAACTATTACAGTACAAGATACGGGAAAAGGTATACAAGAAAAAGAAATAGAGGAATTATTTACGAAAGGTTATTCCACAAAGGGAGATAACCGCGGTTATGGTTTGTATCTTGTAAAAGAAAGTATACAGCGAATAAATGGGGAAATTCATATGCATTCATTAGTAGGTAAGGGAACAACGATAACAATTGAAATACCTAAAGGTAGGGATGAGAGGCAAATATGA
- a CDS encoding response regulator, giving the protein MIKVLIVEDDPMVAMLNTHYLEQVGGFELVQAVNSIKSAIEVLEESRIDLVLLDIFMPEETGFELLMYIRNQEKEIDIMMISAVHDMGSIKKALQYGVVDYLIKPFTFERFKEALTIYREKLTFMKEQQKISQSELDSLILQKEKREPTVTKELPKGLTKQTLQLIWQKIESLNGRVFTTDEMAQLVGISRVSIRKYVMFLTDIGVLENEMMYQHVGRPVSKLRCVDQKKIEFYV; this is encoded by the coding sequence ATGATTAAAGTTTTAATTGTAGAAGATGACCCGATGGTAGCAATGCTAAATACGCATTATTTAGAGCAAGTAGGAGGATTTGAACTTGTTCAAGCAGTTAATTCCATAAAATCGGCGATAGAAGTATTAGAGGAATCACGAATAGATTTAGTCTTACTTGATATTTTTATGCCTGAAGAGACTGGATTTGAGCTTTTAATGTATATTCGGAATCAAGAAAAAGAAATCGATATTATGATGATTTCAGCTGTACATGATATGGGGAGTATTAAAAAAGCATTACAATATGGCGTAGTAGATTATTTAATTAAACCATTTACATTTGAACGATTTAAAGAGGCATTAACTATATATCGAGAAAAACTTACTTTCATGAAAGAACAACAAAAAATTAGTCAATCGGAATTAGATTCGTTAATTTTACAAAAAGAAAAAAGGGAGCCTACTGTCACGAAAGAGCTTCCGAAAGGGTTAACGAAGCAAACGTTGCAATTAATTTGGCAGAAGATCGAGTCGTTGAATGGAAGAGTGTTTACAACAGATGAAATGGCACAATTAGTTGGAATTTCAAGAGTTTCTATTCGAAAATATGTAATGTTTTTGACTGACATTGGGGTGTTAGAAAACGAAATGATGTACCAACATGTGGGAAGACCTGTAAGTAAATTAAGATGTGTTGATCAAAAGAAAATAGAGTTTTACGTATAA
- a CDS encoding 2-hydroxycarboxylate transporter family protein, producing MGIQKNVEAVSFSEGNEVQRESFASKIMNVKIGVIPLPLYVVLAAIIYGASVYNKLPADMIGGFAVIMIMGIFLGDIGMRIPILKNIGGPAILSLFIPSLLVFFNWMNPASMEAATMLMKKSNFLYLYISCLVVGSILGMNRKVLVQGFVRMFIPLVVGTLASVAVGLLVGSLFGFEMKHTFFFIIVPIVSGGIGEGILPLSLAYSDILNESSATFVSQLIPAAIIGNMFAIVSAGYMKRLGEKKPELSGNGVLVKTDNQAELLKEQNTEKPIDFSLMGAGLLIACTFFIFGGFASKFIGIPGAIIMIFSAALVKYFKLMPAKMEQGAFHLYKFISKNLTWPLMVGLGLLYIPLKDVAAVLSVGYVVVCASVVLTMVASGFLVGKVMKMYPVESAIVTGCHSGLGGTGDVAILSASNRMELMPFAQISTRLGGAAMVVTATILLKMFS from the coding sequence ATGGGAATTCAAAAGAATGTGGAAGCGGTATCATTTTCTGAAGGAAATGAAGTACAAAGAGAATCTTTCGCTTCTAAAATTATGAATGTAAAAATCGGTGTTATACCTTTACCGTTATATGTAGTATTGGCTGCTATTATTTATGGGGCATCTGTATATAATAAATTGCCAGCAGATATGATTGGTGGATTTGCAGTTATTATGATCATGGGGATTTTCTTAGGCGATATTGGGATGAGAATTCCAATTTTAAAAAATATCGGCGGTCCAGCAATACTTTCGTTATTTATTCCATCATTACTTGTATTTTTTAACTGGATGAATCCAGCTTCAATGGAAGCTGCGACTATGTTAATGAAAAAATCGAACTTTTTATATTTATATATTTCTTGTTTAGTAGTCGGAAGTATTTTAGGAATGAACCGTAAAGTGTTAGTACAAGGTTTCGTTCGCATGTTTATTCCTTTAGTAGTAGGGACGTTAGCTTCTGTAGCAGTAGGGTTATTGGTCGGTTCATTATTTGGATTTGAAATGAAGCACACATTCTTCTTTATCATCGTACCAATTGTGAGTGGTGGTATCGGGGAAGGGATTTTACCATTGTCGCTAGCTTATAGTGATATTTTAAATGAATCATCAGCGACGTTTGTATCACAGCTAATTCCAGCAGCTATTATTGGAAATATGTTCGCAATTGTAAGTGCAGGGTATATGAAGCGTTTAGGTGAGAAGAAACCGGAGCTTAGTGGTAACGGTGTATTAGTGAAAACAGACAATCAAGCAGAATTATTAAAAGAACAAAATACAGAGAAGCCAATTGACTTCTCATTAATGGGAGCAGGTTTATTAATTGCGTGTACGTTCTTCATCTTCGGAGGATTTGCTTCTAAGTTCATCGGTATTCCTGGGGCAATCATTATGATTTTTTCAGCAGCACTTGTGAAATACTTTAAATTAATGCCAGCAAAAATGGAGCAAGGAGCATTCCATTTATATAAATTTATTTCGAAGAATTTAACTTGGCCGTTAATGGTTGGACTAGGATTGCTATATATTCCGTTAAAAGACGTAGCAGCAGTTCTTTCAGTAGGATATGTTGTTGTGTGCGCATCGGTTGTTCTTACAATGGTAGCATCAGGTTTTCTTGTAGGGAAAGTGATGAAGATGTATCCAGTTGAATCGGCGATTGTAACTGGATGTCATAGCGGTTTAGGCGGAACTGGAGATGTTGCTATTTTATCGGCTTCAAATCGTATGGAATTAATGCCGTTCGCGCAAATTTCAACTCGTTTAGGCGGGGCGGCAATGGTTGTAACGGCGACAATATTATTAAAAATGTTTTCATGA
- a CDS encoding NAD(P)-dependent malic enzyme, with the protein MLANQINERSLLLHKELVGKIEITSKVEVNSADDLSLTYTPGVAESCKAIAADEETVYDYTARGNMVAVVSDGTAVLGLGNIGPKAAMPVMEGKSILFKKFANVDAFPLCLGTTDVDEIVTLVKNLEPTFAGINLEDIAAPRCFEIEKRLKEETNIPVFHDDQHGTAIVVLAAVINALKVVSKQMDHVKIVINGAGSAGIAIGKLLLKAGAQHITLVSLEGIVCEGEAWMNEAQIEVSKKTNREHVRGTLKEAIHQADIFIGVSAPNVLTKELVQMMNEKAIVFAMANPIPEIFPEDALEAGAAVVGTGRSDYANQVNNVLAFPGIFRGALDVRATDITEEMKLAAAYGIANIITDEERNANYVIPNPLDKRVVPSVAEAVAKAAIDSGVAQIMKIPSY; encoded by the coding sequence ATGTTAGCAAATCAAATTAATGAAAGATCATTGTTATTGCATAAAGAATTAGTAGGGAAAATTGAAATTACAAGTAAAGTGGAGGTAAATTCAGCGGATGATTTAAGCCTGACGTATACACCAGGTGTAGCGGAGTCGTGTAAAGCGATTGCGGCAGATGAAGAAACAGTGTATGACTATACAGCACGTGGGAATATGGTGGCAGTTGTCTCAGATGGAACAGCGGTACTTGGTTTAGGGAACATTGGACCAAAAGCAGCTATGCCTGTTATGGAAGGAAAAAGTATATTATTTAAAAAATTTGCGAATGTAGATGCTTTCCCGTTATGTTTAGGGACGACGGATGTGGATGAAATCGTTACCCTTGTAAAAAATTTAGAGCCTACATTTGCAGGGATTAATTTAGAAGATATTGCAGCACCGCGTTGTTTTGAAATTGAAAAACGATTAAAAGAAGAAACGAATATTCCTGTATTTCATGATGATCAACATGGAACAGCTATCGTCGTCTTAGCAGCTGTTATTAATGCATTAAAAGTTGTTAGCAAACAAATGGATCATGTGAAAATTGTTATTAACGGTGCGGGTTCGGCAGGAATTGCAATTGGAAAATTATTATTAAAGGCTGGTGCACAGCACATTACATTAGTTAGCTTAGAAGGTATTGTTTGTGAAGGTGAAGCATGGATGAACGAAGCACAAATTGAAGTTTCAAAAAAGACAAATCGAGAACATGTGCGTGGAACATTAAAAGAAGCGATTCATCAGGCTGATATCTTTATCGGTGTATCTGCCCCTAACGTATTAACGAAAGAACTTGTACAGATGATGAATGAGAAAGCAATTGTGTTTGCAATGGCGAATCCAATTCCAGAAATCTTCCCTGAGGATGCATTAGAGGCTGGGGCAGCTGTAGTAGGAACCGGGCGCTCGGATTATGCGAATCAAGTAAATAATGTATTGGCGTTCCCTGGAATATTCCGAGGTGCGTTAGATGTGCGCGCGACTGATATTACAGAAGAAATGAAATTAGCGGCAGCATATGGGATCGCTAACATCATTACGGACGAAGAACGTAATGCGAATTATGTAATCCCGAATCCATTAGATAAAAGAGTTGTTCCAAGTGTTGCGGAAGCTGTAGCGAAAGCAGCCATTGATTCAGGTGTAGCGCAAATTATGAAAATACCAAGTTATTAA
- a CDS encoding DUF4871 domain-containing protein — MKKIGTMLLFSILIAGCTQAQPDLKKPKKEAIATSSTQVNAPSFFHLSVLKDVNWEETPSFIQEKIPLKGIEEKIAMADSPIIANEKNEIMWYFLDPEMPTGKLSIIALKQGSVTPTPLLFQQESSEPTWTTSNTIDSTTNELPLTMSLPSSGLWVLNIYVNEKYYDQFVITAE; from the coding sequence ATGAAAAAAATCGGAACTATGTTACTTTTCTCCATTCTCATCGCTGGATGCACACAAGCGCAACCTGATTTAAAAAAACCTAAAAAAGAAGCTATCGCAACGTCATCCACTCAAGTTAATGCACCTTCCTTCTTTCACCTTAGCGTTTTAAAAGATGTAAATTGGGAAGAAACCCCCTCCTTCATACAAGAAAAAATACCTTTAAAAGGAATTGAAGAAAAAATTGCAATGGCTGATAGCCCTATTATCGCAAACGAAAAAAATGAAATAATGTGGTACTTTTTAGATCCAGAAATGCCAACTGGAAAACTATCTATTATTGCACTAAAGCAAGGATCAGTAACTCCAACACCCTTACTCTTTCAACAAGAATCTTCCGAACCAACTTGGACTACTTCAAACACGATTGATTCTACTACAAACGAACTCCCGCTTACTATGTCGCTACCTTCCTCTGGTTTATGGGTATTAAATATATATGTGAATGAAAAATATTATGATCAGTTTGTAATTACTGCTGAGTAA